In the Hevea brasiliensis isolate MT/VB/25A 57/8 chromosome 8, ASM3005281v1, whole genome shotgun sequence genome, GTGTCTCTGTTTCTATGTAGGTGATAATTAGCCATTTATCCTGGAGCGAGGAAAATTGGTAGCCCATTTGTTGATTAAGATTTCTGTTTCTTTTGCAAGTTAATTGAGGGACTGAATTAGCTATTTCAAGAGAAATTGAATTTTCAAGGAGCTAATTGAAGGAGTGAATTCTCATCTTTGGATAGATTTAGTTTTAGGCCCTTGTTCTTACAGTGAGTTTACAACGGAATTTGTACCAGTCAAGAATGAACATACAACACTGTCTCCTCCTCTGTCTCTTAAATCTTGCTTATTTTCTTGCTCTTGCTGGAGGGAAGAATACATTTCAGCTTTCTACCAATTTTAGAAGGAGTAGCTTTCCTGATGGTTTTGTGTTTGGAGCAGGGTCAAGTTCTTACCAGGTTTGTGCCAAAATAAtgtgttattttttcttttttcctttcttcttttcacATACTTAAATTCACAGTTTTTCTTCTGCATCATAGTATGAAGGAGCAACAGAACTAGATGGCAGGAGACCTAGTATATGGGATACTTTCACCAGCGAACATCCAGGTCTCTCGCTCTTTCCCTCTCTCTGAACATGCTTGTTTTTTCTTCATTTCAAAAGGGAAAAAGCTATGAGTGCAGAAGAATCAAATTGAATAAATATCAAGCATTTTCATTTGACAATTTATGGTCTCATGACAGAAAAAATTGAAGACCACAGTAGTGGGAAAGTTGCTGAGGATTTCTACCATCATTACGAGGTATTACCTCGCCATTCTATATCTTTTACTTATCCCTTGATGCAAAATTCATATTCTTTCTCTGTAATTTCTCTCATTCATCATCATTATATATGTAACTGAGAAACGTAATGTACAGGAAGACATTACCCTTTTGAAAGGAATTGGTTTGGACTCCTATAGATTCTCAATCTCTTGGCCAAGAATATTTCCTGGTAAAAATCATTTCATGCTTCAGAAATCTAATGGGTGAATCTTTCTTAAGTCTCATCTTTTTTCACTCAATGTTGATCTAAATGGAGCTTTTTCTTCTTAAAGAGGGGAAAATTACCAGGGGAGTGAACTGGGAAGGTGTCAACTTCTACAATTCTCTCATAGACAAGCTCCTTTCCAATGGTAAAATTCAGAATCTCGCTTTCAATGTGCAATTTCCCCATCTAACATCCTCTATGTTAAGCAGGTATACAGCCCCTTGTGACCCTATTCCACTGGGATGTTCCACAAACCCTTGAAGATGAGTACAAGGGACTCTTAAGCCCTAACATTGTGTAAGTGAAAAATAAGTATTTGCATTATCCAACTGTATGCAATTAAGCTTTAAGAGTTATGAGTTGATTGTTGTTCTTGATTAGGAATGATTATTACGATTTCGTAGACTTCTGCTTTAAAGAATTTGGTGATAGAGTGAAGCACTGGGTCACTGTCAATGAGCCTAATCTGATGAGTATGTATGGATATGCATATGGTTATAATGCACCTGGTCGGTGTTCTGATTATATCGGAAACTGCACCGAGGGGAACTCCGCGACAGAACCATACATAGTAGTCCACCATTTGATTCTTTGCCATGCAGCTGCTGTGAAATTATACAGAGAAAAGTATCAGGTTTGTACCTTTTTATTTATCAAAGAAATGAATAATGTCTTATAATCAATGCTGTGACACAAGCGATTAATTGAAAAGTCAGGCTTCTCAAGGAGGACTTATTGGGATTACAGTATTCACAGCTTGGATGGTTCCCAAATATGATAATGTTGCTAGCAGGAAGGCTGCCTCTAGAGAACGCGATTTTTTGATCGGATGGTGAGTTCTGTTTtatcaattttctttaaactcTTGATTGAATCTTGGGAAGAATATTTTTCCTCCTTTCTAAGAGACATATTGTTGTCTTGTGATTATGAACAATATATGATTTCTGTAGGATTATGCATCCAATTACTTATGGCGACTACCCGGTGACCATGAGATATTTTGTGGGTAATAGACTGCCAGAATTTACAGAAGCACAAGTAAAAATGGTGATAGGATCCTTTGATTTCATTGGAGTAAATTACTATACAGCATCATATGCAGAAGACATTACATCTTATAGCAGCGTCAATCTGAGTTATACAACCGATAGCCGAGTTAATAAAACAAGTAACTTCACAAATTTCTGACCTTTATGGAATTGAcaagggaatttcatttctatCTTCTAATTATATTCACatgtttttcttttttctcaGCTGGGAAGAATGGAATTCCTATTGGTGAACCAGTAAGCCTCCTCTCTCTCTCAAGCACGTACGCATTCGCGCGCATATACACAAAGATAGAGAAAAAAGAATAATTATACTGAGcaattttctaaaattaatattttgttcTTCAGACTGGTTGCAGCTGGCTATACATATACCCAAAAGGACTTCATAAACTTATGCTGTATCTAAAGAGAAAATACAACCATCCTGCCATTTACATCACTGAGAATGGTAAAACACACATAAGATTCTTGATTGTTTAAGATTTTGGAATTCTTGTTGTAATATCTTTACAATGTTAGGCAAACTAATGTTTTTTCAGGAATGGGTGACAGTAGCTCATTATCACTTGCTGAAGCTCTAGAAGATAGGTTGAGGATAAAATATCACCATCTTCATCTATTATCTCTCTTAAAAGCTATCAAGTAAGTTCAGGCATTGATAGAAAATGACTGAAGAAAAATGTCAACATTAAGATTCTGATACATCCTGATATGATTTTTGGCAGGGAAGGTGTTGACATTAGAGGATACTATATTTGGTCATTTCTAGACGACTTCGAATGGGATCAGGGTTACACTGTTCGATTTGGGATCACTTACATAGATTacacaaataaattaaaaagatatATCAAACAGTCTGCTTTCTGGTTCAAGAATTTCCTTCAAAAGGAGAACAGAACCACTGCATCTTCTTTGTTGTACTCggaatgattaagataaaaataaCTGTCAATTACCTCTCAAATCTCAATTATTTTGATGGTGTCTGATAGTGATCATATAATCATCTTGGCTATTTGCAGAAAGAGACCACACAATTCATTGAACGATAAGTTGAGAAAAGCATAACACATTGATTAAAAAAAAGGCCCGGGTCCACTGCCCAAGACCCAGGCCCATGAAGCTCTAGCCCAAAATGATGTTGACTTAATTTcttaattcttaattttatttaagcttgaagaaaaattattaaGTACATATACTATCTCTTACGGTGATATGAAATCTACTCTCTAGAGAATAATTATTCTTTGTTtgatgaaaaaaaataattattatattaaattataatgatATGTCAAACAAATCTCATTATTGTATTCATTTGcgttttttgaaaaattaatatcAAAAGATTTTTATCCTTAaatagataattataaaaaggaaataataatttatatctgATAAGGATTATAAAGGAATCAACTTCAAAACGCGACACATATGGAGATAGATCCTACTTTATCTGATAAAAGACTGCATTGCCAAGGAGCGAAAACCATAACCGCTTGAAATCATAATATCATCAATATTGAGATGGTTACTAAACGCCGTCTTATTTTAGGGAAGCTCGTCTCCCTCATAGGCTTGCTGGCTCTTGCTGCATCAGCGATGATGGCTCATTCTGATGATGAAATCCCAGCAAACTTTAGCCGTAGCTATTTTCCAAAGGACTTCATCTTCGGGACAGCCACTTCTGCTTACCAGGTATAAACCTTTATTCAAATACTCACCTTCACTAATTATCAGGCATAATTAATTATACGTAGAATTATTTGTTTAAGGCTTCGTTGATGGTATTGATCAGATTGAAGGAGCAGCAAACAAGTTTGGCAGAGGACCTAGTGTTTGGGACACATTTACCCATCAGTATCCAGGTATATATATCCTTGTATTTGTGCATGTGCCTATTGATTATATCTCAATGCAAAAAGATAATTATTTCTATCCTATCTTGCAGAAAGGATAAGGGATCACAAAAATGGAGATGTTGCTGTTGATTTCTATAATCGCTACAAGGTAAAATAGtcgaaattttttttctttttcctcaaaATATATCCTCGTTTATTATTAACAACATAATTAAACAAGAAGATTTGTACAACTAATGTTGCAGGAAGATATAAAAAATGTCAAGAATATGGGTTTTAATGCTTTCAGATTCTCTATTTCATGGCCGAGAGTTATACCTAGTaagtaatttatattaaatttattatatgctatattaataattttctatctttttttacgttttaaattttaaatattcagCTGGAAGGATTCACTATGGAGTGAATGAGGAAGGGATTGAATTCTACAACCGTGTAATTAATGAAACTATTAAGCAAGGTGATAATTCTCTTCTTTTacttcaaaattttttaaatagtaaatataaaatttttcagCCTCTACTTAGAAAACAAGAATAAAACACCGAAGATTATAAACAACTGCAACTCATTGACTAGCTTCTTTATATTTTCCTCTCTTCTAGTTTCTTGATGAAGTTATAAAATTACAATAAGACTCCGTTTGTTTTgcaaaaaataacttatatatagaaaatattttacatgaaattatttttcattgtttagttgaaatattaaattaatgatatgtatttattttatatatgtataaatgtattcacattttaataagattattaaagttAAGAAAACAGaaaatgactttctcttttgaaaAAATAGAagtcatttttcttaaaaatgacaTAGTTTTCTCTTTGATCAAGAAAATATTTTCCGTTGACCAATTATTTTGAGTGCTCTAAACACAAAAAAAAATgcgaaaaatattttccatgaaaCAAGCGAAGCCTAAATCTCTGAATTGTTATTTTGCAAATACAGGTCTACAACCTTTTGTTACCATTTTTCACTGGGATACTCCTCAAGCCTTGGAGGATAAGTATGGTGGCTTTTTAAGTAAGAGAATTGTGTAAGTATACAATTCCATATCATATtttcaaaatattaaataatcAAAGTTTCATATCAATTTATTTGAACAATAATTTGCTGTAAGTAATATCTTATGAAAAATTACATTAAATATAGGAAAGATTATCGTAAATATGCAAATCTTCTCTTCAAAAGATTTGGTGATCGAGTGAAATATTGGATGACTTTTAATGAACCATGGGCTCTCAGTGGATTTGCTTATGATTCTGGGGTTTTTGCACCGGGCCGATGCTCATCTTGGGTGAATAGTCAATGTCGTGGTGGAGACTCATCTACTGAACCTTACATAGTTGCGCACAATTTACTCCTTGCTCATGCTACAACAGTAAAATTATATAGAAAAAAATATGAGGTATGCAACGCTTTCTTGCACATGCATATACAATGAATTACATTGTTTCTTAGAAATGTATGTAGATTTGAACTTCTTATTATGTTGACTATTTAGACAACTCAAAAGGGCAAGATTGGGATAACACTCTTTACTTTTTGGTATGAACCTCTCTCCAATAGAGGAGCTGATATAAAAGCACATAAAACAGCCCttgatttcatgtttggattgtaAGTATTTCTTCTAAATTAAGCTAGCTCATAATGAAGCCTTTATTATGTACACATGTTTTTAATTAGTtactatatattattttatttcatattttccAGGTGGATGAATCCTATGACTTATGGTCAATACCCAAGCATTGTGCAAGATTTAGTTGGAGATAGATTGCCCAAGTTTACTAAAAAAGAATCTCACTTGCTTAAAGGATCATATGATTTTGTTGGGATACAATACTACACTTCATATTTTGCAAAACCAAATGCTGTAATGGATCCAAAACATTTGAGATACAAAACCGATAGCCACATTAATGAAACACGTAAGTTCATGAGGAAAGACCACACATTAATGATGGAAACCAAATGTTTCAATTTTGATAGTTTATTATAACTTTCTCTAGTCAATtgataacattttttttttcttgttgacTTTACAGCTTATGATTATGATGATAAACTCATCGGTCCACAAGTAAGCAAGAAAATGAATTGATAAAAAAGATATCAAAAAGAGAATGGTATCACTAACATAGAGATTAAATTTGGCAGGCTTACTCACCTTggttttacatctttccgaaaggTATTCGACATCTTTTGAATTACACCAAGCATGCATACAATAATCCAGTAATTTATATTACTGAGAATGGTAAGTGATCAATGCTTTTTCTCATATAAGAATTTTGGCTAGTTAATTATAACTATATTTGGGTattatttccttaattttttctaTACATTATTTCAGGGGTTGACAATTACAATAATGAAACCCAACccataaaggaagcacttaaagaTGATTTCAGAATAGACTATCATCGAAAGCATACATGGAATGCGCTTAAAGCTATCAAGTGAGTTTAATctccaaaattatatatatatatatatagagagagagagagaggtgttgATAATCCTTTATTAATTTTACTAATGATTATTATTGGTTTTGGCAGCGAGGACAAGGTTAATGTCAAAGGTTACTTTGCATGGTCATATTTGGACAACTTCGAATGGAATATTGGATATACTTCAAGGTTTGGTCTGTACTATGTAGACTACAAAGATAACCTGAAAAGATACCCCAAGCATTCAGCTTTATGGTTCTGTCAATTTCTTTCTCGGAATACCAAGTTATGTCCTACTCCACTATAAATTCGTGCAGAT is a window encoding:
- the LOC110648040 gene encoding beta-glucosidase 17 isoform X1 — encoded protein: MNIQHCLLLCLLNLAYFLALAGGKNTFQLSTNFRRSSFPDGFVFGAGSSSYQYEGATELDGRRPSIWDTFTSEHPEKIEDHSSGKVAEDFYHHYEEDITLLKGIGLDSYRFSISWPRIFPEGKITRGVNWEGVNFYNSLIDKLLSNGIQPLVTLFHWDVPQTLEDEYKGLLSPNIVNDYYDFVDFCFKEFGDRVKHWVTVNEPNLMSMYGYAYGYNAPGRCSDYIGNCTEGNSATEPYIVVHHLILCHAAAVKLYREKYQASQGGLIGITVFTAWMVPKYDNVASRKAASRERDFLIGWIMHPITYGDYPVTMRYFVGNRLPEFTEAQVKMVIGSFDFIGVNYYTASYAEDITSYSSVNLSYTTDSRVNKTTGKNGIPIGEPTGCSWLYIYPKGLHKLMLYLKRKYNHPAIYITENGMGDSSSLSLAEALEDRLRIKYHHLHLLSLLKAIKEGVDIRGYYIWSFLDDFEWDQGYTVRFGITYIDYTNKLKRYIKQSAFWFKNFLQKENRTTASSLLYSE
- the LOC110648040 gene encoding beta-glucosidase 17 isoform X2 codes for the protein MNIQHCLLLCLLNLAYFLALAGGKNTFQLSTNFRRSSFPDGFVFGAGSSSYQYEGATELDGRRPSIWDTFTSEHPEKIEDHSSGKVAEDFYHHYEEDITLLKGIGLDSYRFSISWPRIFPEGKITRGVNWEGVNFYNSLIDKLLSNGIQPLVTLFHWDVPQTLEDEYKGLLSPNIVNDYYDFVDFCFKEFGDRVKHWVTVNEPNLMSMYGYAYGYNAPGRCSDYIGNCTEGNSATEPYIVVHHLILCHAAAVKLYREKYQASQGGLIGITVFTAWMVPKYDNVASRKAASRERDFLIGWIMHPITYGDYPVTMRYFVGNRLPEFTEAQVKMVIGSFDFIGVNYYTASYAEDITSYSSVNLSYTTDSRVNKTTGKNGIPIGEPVSLLSLSSTLVAAGYTYTQKDFINLCCI
- the LOC110648039 gene encoding beta-glucosidase 24-like; the protein is MVTKRRLILGKLVSLIGLLALAASAMMAHSDDEIPANFSRSYFPKDFIFGTATSAYQIEGAANKFGRGPSVWDTFTHQYPERIRDHKNGDVAVDFYNRYKEDIKNVKNMGFNAFRFSISWPRVIPTGRIHYGVNEEGIEFYNRVINETIKQGLQPFVTIFHWDTPQALEDKYGGFLSKRIVKDYRKYANLLFKRFGDRVKYWMTFNEPWALSGFAYDSGVFAPGRCSSWVNSQCRGGDSSTEPYIVAHNLLLAHATTVKLYRKKYETTQKGKIGITLFTFWYEPLSNRGADIKAHKTALDFMFGLWMNPMTYGQYPSIVQDLVGDRLPKFTKKESHLLKGSYDFVGIQYYTSYFAKPNAVMDPKHLRYKTDSHINETPYDYDDKLIGPQAYSPWFYIFPKGIRHLLNYTKHAYNNPVIYITENGVDNYNNETQPIKEALKDDFRIDYHRKHTWNALKAINEDKVNVKGYFAWSYLDNFEWNIGYTSRFGLYYVDYKDNLKRYPKHSALWFCQFLSRNTKLCPTPL